The genomic interval GCTCCTGTGAATTGAAGATCGCCAATTGCCTGATCGCCATTTCGCAGGACGGGCCCAACCAGATTTTTCCCTTCACTGGATTCTTTCGCCCACATTGCTTCCAGTGTACCTGCGGGCAAACCGTTCTTCGCGTCCATCTCGGCAAGAACAGCGCGAGGGTCTGACGGCATGTTCAGCTTGTGACGGGTATATCCAAGCGCCTTGTCAGCGAAAGATACGCCGCCGTATCCGCGAACTTGCCCCCGCGTCTCCCGCTGCACCTCATCAGGATCCAGACCGGGATTGACAGGAATTGATGCTGGATTCGTCGACGACGAAGGGCTTGTGTCAATGCCCAAGAATCTTGCCGCCTTGCGCATGGCTCCGGCCACTGCGGCAACGAGCCCAGCGAAGTCCTTCATGTCCTGCTGGAACTGGCTCGATCCGAGATACTTCGTGAAGCCGTTGATGCCGTCTTCAAGTGCGTTCAGATTGGCGGGCGTGAAGATTTGATCAATAAGGACCGTTACATCCTTGCCAACTGCATCTGCAAAATGCTGAAGCGGACCAGCAAGGTCCGAAAGCTTATTCGTAAGATGCGTCTCGATGAAGTTTCCGGCATCCTTGATCTGTCGAAGGAAACCATACCAAGCATCGGTGTTGCGATCGCTTACGTTAAATCGCCCTTGATCTGAACCGTACTGGGCTGCGGCTCTTTGAAGTTCCGCAAGAGGCGTATTACCCAATTGCTTCATCAAATTAAGATTGAAGCCCGACTGGGTGAAGCCGGTAGATTGCAGGACTTCTGCGGTACGCATGGAAGCGGGCGTATTCACCCACCAGTTATGCGCACGAATAGCGAGGTTAGCAGCTAGTTGACCGGGGTCTTCGCCACCGGCCCATATTCTCGCCTGCCGCGCGAGCAAGCCACATCCGACCAGAAAAGCTGCTCTGCGCGCTTGATATCGAGCCCAACACCCCCGGGTCAAGATATCGCGTCCCGAAGTCCTGATTGAACGCAGTCAACTGGCCCGGTGTCATACCCAGTCCGCGAGCGCTGCGTTGTGTATCGACCGCCGACGATGCAAGGTCTTTCAGACCGATGCCGCTTAGCAATCCACCCAAGCCCGCCAGACTTCCGCCGAGGGCACCAAGACGCATGAGGAAACTACCGAGCCCGAAAATCTCGTGAGCGAACTCGCTGGCCCCTTTTAGCTCCTTCATGTGCTTTTCGCTGCGCTCAGCCTGATCAGCGAAAGATTTTTGAGCCGTCACGTTTTTCGTGAGGCTTTCCAGGAGCGCGTTGTTCGCAGCGCTTGCCTTGCGAATTTCACGGGAGATGATTTCCGATTGCGTCGCAGCGATTAGCAGGAATTCTTTTGATGCCTTGGAAGCATCGGCGAAATCCTCCATATCCGCACCGGCATCACCAATGGCGTCGCCAACCTTTTTCCAGTCGTCCGGAGCACTCTCAAAGATATCCCTGGTAAAGGTCAAGGAATGACTTGAACTGGGTATCGTCAACCTGGACCTTGATGATTGACGTACTCGACATGTTTATCCTTTCAGGGCTTCTATGATGTATCGCTCGCGATGCTCTCGCGCACTACGAAAAGGGAATTCGTGGCGCTCGGCGAATTCCCGGAATCCCTCGTGCGCGACGTAATTCAGGATGGAACCGAGGATACCGCCTTGTGCACGGAAGTCGCGGCCTGCGTCAAGTTCGGCAAGGAAGCGAGGTACACCGACAAAGGAGAGGGCGTAGTCGATGCCTTCAGGAAAGTAGCCGTGCTCTGTCCAATCCGCTTTCGATCTGACTTTTTTGCCATGGACCAGTGGCAGCAGAAAAAAACGATGGACGCTTCCACCTCCTCCCAGTCCTCAGCATCAATTTTCCCACCGGAGATTGCAAGATCCACCGGAAGCATTTCCCAGCCGCCACTACCCGGGCAAAGAATGGTCGTGAGCCGACGTAGTTCCGCGAAGAACGCTTTAACTTCGTCCTCTTTGGGCTTGCCGTTGTCGTCCACGTAACCGCGTTCTTCCGCGTCTCGCAAACCTTCCGCGCGCAACGTTAATGCGGCCACCCGCGGGCCTGCGGACATCAGATATTGACGACCTTTCCCTTCAAGTGTCGCTTTGGTCGCAGCGAGAAGGGCAAAGTTCTGGTCAAACACAGCCTTGCTGATGGGGGTGTGAAAAGCATGGACGCGCACGATATTTTCATGCACGTCCTTTTCTTCGCCCGTTACCTTGTCCTTTTCCTTGCGTGTCACGCGATCCGTGACGACAGGGAATACGACGTTGAAGTTCTCATCTAAAGAAGCCATCTCAATCCCTTTTTGAGCCCCCGTTTAGAAGCTGCGGCAACCGGCAGGGGTCCGGCTTTCGGGTCGCGTCCCTAGCCGCAGCAAACTATTACGCCGACCAGAGCGATGCGTTGATCGGCATGGAACCACTTAGCACTACGCGCACAACCGGGTCGGTGCCATCAAAGGCGCCTGGATCAACCGAAACGATCGATGTATCTGTCATCGTCGAGACGGGGAAGGTCGAGGTATCGCTATGCACGTTGACCTGACCGAGATACGTTGCCGTTTGACCTTGCGTGACCCAGCTTGCGGAAAGCGCCTGCGTGCGCAGCAGATTCATCGTTACGCGTGCCATGACATATGGCTCTGGAGAATTCACAATCCCGGTGCCTGTGCCGACCTGGCCCGTCCAGTCGCCAGAGAATTCAAGCCGGCGAATCCCTTCGCCATGTACGGTGCCGTTACGTTGAGCGCCGTATTGCCGGGAATAATGACCGCAGTTAGGACGCGGTTAAGGACGCCCTGCGCAATCTGAGGGTTTTGAGTTGCCATT from Paraburkholderia acidisoli carries:
- a CDS encoding lytic transglycosylase domain-containing protein, giving the protein MRTAEVLQSTGFTQSGFNLNLMKQLGNTPLAELQRAAAQYGSDQGRFNVSDRNTDAWYGFLRQIKDAGNFIETHLTNKLSDLAGPLQHFADAVGKDVTVLIDQIFTPANLNALEDGINGFTKYLGSSQFQQDMKDFAGLVAAVAGAMRKAARFLGIDTSPSSSTNPASIPVNPGLDPDEVQRETRGQVRGYGGVSFADKALGYTRHKLNMPSDPRAVLAEMDAKNGLPAGTLEAMWAKESSEGKNLVGPVLRNGDQAIGDLQFTGAAWKDWGKGGDRWNFMDEAKSGGAYMGFLSKRYQGDIAKALAAYDWGPGNVDKTIAQNGANWQKGLPAESMDYIKIAKILNSQKQNVRVTVQNSTAARVAVQANAAAAQ